The proteins below are encoded in one region of Belonocnema kinseyi isolate 2016_QV_RU_SX_M_011 chromosome 5, B_treatae_v1, whole genome shotgun sequence:
- the LOC117173856 gene encoding uncharacterized protein LOC117173856, with the protein MVKTRQDTEINFVGDTSEHFCSRKLPSRKEVLRVFFHHKKLLKQTIRYSSTRTAEKVIAFWNEAGIPVGNKRDIIKKIERLNEKWLKLNMNSRPKAKSKAQFFKELAFKDDLEDLFDIAHVRASTSNFENSEGVEEEIEGRFCCIVYFSKIQCS; encoded by the coding sequence ATGGTGAAAACGCGCCAAGATACGGAAATTAATTTCGTAGGGGACACTAGTGAACATTTCTGCAGTCGAAAGTTACCTTCCAGAAAAGAGGTGCTACGAGTATTTTTTCACCATAAGAAGCTATTGAAACAAACTATACGTTACAGTTCTACGCGTACTGCTGAAAAGGTTATTGCATTTTGGAACGAAGCAGGCATTCCAGTTGGGAATAAAAGAGATATCATAAAGAAAATAGAGCGTTTGAATGAAAAGTGGTTAAAATTGAATATGAATTCCAGGCCGAAAGCTAAATCTAAAGCTCAATTCTTCAAAGAACTAGCATTTAAAGACGATCTCGAGGACCTGTTCGACATTGCGCATGTAAGGGCTTCAACatcgaatttcgaaaatagtgAAGGGGTCGAAGAAGAAATCGAGGGTAGGTTCTGTTGCattgtatatttttcaaagatacagTGCAGTTGA